The DNA sequence GGCCGGCGGTTCGCGGCGCTGTCGGCGCTGTCCGCGGGTGTGAAGGAGGTGCGCGCGGTCATCGAGGAGGCGCGTCGCCGCCTGGTCCGCTCCGGCGAGGCGACCGTGCTGTTCATCGACGAGGTGCACCGGTTCTCCAAGACCCAGCAGGACGCGCTGCTGGGCGCGGTCGAGGACCGGATCGTGCTGCTGGTCGCGGCCACCACGGAGAACCCGTTCTTCTCCGTCGTCTCGCCGCTGCTGTCCCGCTCGCTGGTGCTGCAACTGCGCCCGTTGACCGACGACGCGGTGCGCGTCCTGGTGCGGCGCGCGGTGCGGGACGAACGCGGCCTCGGTGGCGCGATCACCGTCGAGCAGGACGCCGAGGACCACCTCGTGCGGCTGGCCGGGGGTGACGCCCGGCGCGCGTTGACCGCGTTGGAGGCCGCGGCGGACGCGGTCGGCGACGGCGGCGCGCTCGACCTGGCGACGCTGGAGGCGACGGTCGACAGGGCGGCCGTGCGCTACGACCGGCAGGGCGACCAGCACTACGACGTGACCAGCGCGTTCATCAAGTCGATCCGCGGTTCGGACGTGGACGCGGCGCTGCACTACCTGGCCCGGATGATCGAGGCGGGGGAGGACCCGAGGTTCATCGCGCGCCGGCTCGTGATCCACGCCAGCGAGGACGTCGGCATGGCCGACCCGACCGCGTTGCAGACGTGCGTGGCGGCGGCGCAGGCGGTGCAGCTCATCGGCCTGCCCGAGTGCGCGCTGAACCTGGCCCAGGCCACCGTCCACCTGGCGACCGCGCCGAAGTCGAACGCCGTCACGACCGCGATCGGCGAGGCCATGGCGGACGTGCGCAAGGGTGCGATCGGCTCGGTGCCCGCGCACCTGCGCGACGGCCACTACGCGGGCGCGGCCAAGCTCGGCAACGCCCAGGGCTACCGCTACCCGCACGACGTGCCGGAGGGCGTGCTGACCCAGCAGTACCCGCCGGACGACCTGGTCGGCCGCGACTACTACCAGCCGACGGGCCGGGGTGGCGAGCGCGTGATCGCCGAACGCCTGCCCAAGCTGCGCAGGGTCGTCCGCGGCCAGGAGTAAATCCATTTCCGATCCTGCCGCGTTCTGACACGGTATGGCCCGTGACGGACGCACCCCTGAACGGCCACGCCCTGCTCGACTTCAACACGCCGCTCTCGGACGCCAAGGCGTACGACCTGATCAACGGCCTGCGGCTGCGGCCGGGGGACCGGATCGCCGACTACGGGTGCGGCTGGGCGGAACTGCTGCTGCGGGCGGTCGAGCACCAGGCCGGGGTGACGGGGGTCGGCGTGGACAGCGACGACTACGCCATCACGCGCGGCCGGGGGAACGTGCAGGCGAGGGGGTTGACGTCCCGCGTCACCCTCGACCTCGCCGACGTCACCGGGTGGGACGCCGAGCCCGCGGACGTGACGATCTCCATCGGCGCGTCCCACGCCTGGGGCGGCACGAGGGCCACCCTGGAAGCCATGCACGCCCGCACCCGCCCCGGCGGCACCCTGCTGCTCGGTGACGGTTTCTGGGAGCGCTCGCCCGGCCCGCGGGCGCTGGAGGTCTTCGGCGACGGGGAGTTCGGCACCCTGGACGAGCTGGTCGACCTGGCCCT is a window from the Saccharothrix saharensis genome containing:
- a CDS encoding replication-associated recombination protein A; amino-acid sequence: MFDDGLFGVDPEEKAARIAANAPLAVRMRPRTLDEVVGQDHLLGPGAPLRRLVEGSSPASVMLYGPPGTGKTTLATLVSQATGRRFAALSALSAGVKEVRAVIEEARRRLVRSGEATVLFIDEVHRFSKTQQDALLGAVEDRIVLLVAATTENPFFSVVSPLLSRSLVLQLRPLTDDAVRVLVRRAVRDERGLGGAITVEQDAEDHLVRLAGGDARRALTALEAAADAVGDGGALDLATLEATVDRAAVRYDRQGDQHYDVTSAFIKSIRGSDVDAALHYLARMIEAGEDPRFIARRLVIHASEDVGMADPTALQTCVAAAQAVQLIGLPECALNLAQATVHLATAPKSNAVTTAIGEAMADVRKGAIGSVPAHLRDGHYAGAAKLGNAQGYRYPHDVPEGVLTQQYPPDDLVGRDYYQPTGRGGERVIAERLPKLRRVVRGQE
- a CDS encoding SAM-dependent methyltransferase; the encoded protein is MTDAPLNGHALLDFNTPLSDAKAYDLINGLRLRPGDRIADYGCGWAELLLRAVEHQAGVTGVGVDSDDYAITRGRGNVQARGLTSRVTLDLADVTGWDAEPADVTISIGASHAWGGTRATLEAMHARTRPGGTLLLGDGFWERSPGPRALEVFGDGEFGTLDELVDLALGRGYRLLAVTTASLDEWDSFESRWCASRERWLLEHPDHPEAAEVRAIVDDHRDGWLKGYRGEFGLAYLTLARP